CAATTGATTGGACTCAATTGATAGTCGGCAATGTAAGTCCCCTAAGTCACCCCATGACATATCTGTCTATTCAAGATTGTGTTGGCTTTCATTAAATGCTGTCAACCAATCCCAGGTGATCAATACCTAACATCACTAAAGTCTTAAAATTAGGGCAGTGTTTGCCAAGAGGCTACACGGAGCATCTTCTTcgattccaaaaataaaatacttttatctcaaaattaatcataacattcttatttttttattattattcaaataaaaaaattactgtaaaataaaatttttacattttttcatatatatatatttcactttttctcataaaacattttcactaaaaccaatcaatcacacatatatttcacattttcccacaaaacattttcattaaAACCAACCAATCACCCATTCCTAAACAATTCCGGCCCGGTCCATTCTCTTGACAAACATAATAGCCCTTGGgttaattgaaaataatagcttttttttgctaattttgagatatttttttaaaaaacaatgttaggatgtgatataaaaataaaaaccatacacaatctcttgtattttaaattgttttttaataattttattttaaaaatagaaaacaaaagagagaagaacaaAACAAAGCCATAACTTATGATATATTAAGGGCTTAGATTGATCAATATgtgtaattatatttttagcaTTAGTCTATGANNNNNNNNNNNNNNNNNNNNNNNNNNNNNNNNNNNNNNNNNNNNNNNNNNNNNNNNNNNNNNNNNNNNNNNNNNNNNNNNNNNNNNNNNNNNNNNNNNNNATTTTTTGTTTGAGTGCCTATCCCTCACAACCcgttaaataaaaacttttgttgtaaggATATGATCAACTCATGTCTTAGATATAGTTTGCTAGGAGTAAATCTATGTCATAAATACAATTTGTACATGAGTGAGATCGAAGGTTGTGGATACGATttgattattaaattttttttatgtatctACGACTTTATAACCACATAGCTTTTGCCTATATTCTTTAAGAAATTGATGCTCTGTGAAGTAAAAGTTTTATATTCTGAATCTTTTATGAAATGAGAAGAGgtttacctattaaaaaaataataataataacattcaTATTTACATTAAGACagttaattattttaacaaatcaaATTAATGTGTTGTATTTCATTTTGAAGAATGACTACCTCGTACTATTACAGAAAAATTTCAATGGAATCACTTACATCAACTCAAGCACAGGATCACATGATGAAGAACAAAGTTTTTGTACAAGTTCTTCATCTGCAATCTGTAACCACACCCATTGCGAATGTGCAATGGAATTACAAGACTGGTCTCCTTTTAACGTACATCACACGTAACTGCAATCTGGACGATCGATAGCGGTCAAAATATGTTCTAACATGCCATCTTGTCCTGCCCGTGAAGTAATTGCTTTCAACGGCCAAGGTTGACTGAACTCACCGTGGACATCCCAAAAGACGAACTCGACCCCGCCGATGAATGCGTTGGCCGCAATCTGATATTCGTGAAATCAGCAACAAGCCCAGGTGGATAAATTTTCGAATCTTTGACGCTGTCATTGACCAACATTTCAACGACCGCCGGCATTCCTGGCCGGAGCTTTGCCGTTTCTTGCACGCAAAGCAGACCCACCTTTAAGAACCGGACGGCTTCCGTCTCCGGGAAGTTCTTATCAAGCGTAGGATCCACCAATTTTACAAGGGCATTGGCCTCGTAGGCATCCCATGCCTGCCATGAACAACCATATATATGAATGATGAATACTATATTCTGATCAAATGGTttgacaattaaaatatattatatataattccGTTGATTACCTTCTGAACTAGATACTGTTCCCTATAGTCAAGGTCAAAATCAACCACCGGCCGCCCGCTGACAATTTCTAATAGTAGTACGCCGAAGCTATAAACGTCCGATTTTCGGGTCAAATGCCCGCTGACGGCATATTCCGGAGCAAGATagcctctgtttttttttttgcaagaaaTTAACAAAACCCATTTGAAGAAGATAAAATCCAAAAAGATGGGGGGAATTACAGAGATTCGACTTACAATGTGCCGGCAACACGAGTACTAACATGGGAAGAGCTGTCTATAAGCAGCTTTGCCAGCCCAAAATCCGAAACTTTTGGAGTAAAGTTTCTATCAAGAAGTATGTTGCTGGCTTTAATGTCTCTGTGGATAATGTGGGGTTCAACCTCCTCAAGAAGATAGGCCAGCGCCCGAGCCACTCCGATCGAAATATCCCGCCTTGCTTCCCAACTAAATCTCATCCTGTTTTGCTTTGCACCTATCAATCAACACAGAATTTGAATACCCCCAAGATTTAATCCAAGTAGAGAAGAAAGATTTATGTATTAGGAGGATTGATTAATTACCAAGTAAGGTGTGAGCAAGGCTGTTGTTTTCCATGTAATCGTAGACTATATATCTTTTAGCTCCTTCGACACAACATCCTCGGAAGGTGACAAGATTTTTGTGTTTGATGTTGCAGAGTGTGGCGATTTCAGCAATGAATTCTCTCTCGCCTCGCATCGATTCAAGCtcaattgaaagcacttttacaGCCACGAACGAGCCATCTCGGAGCTGGCCCTACAAAGTCAAACCAAACAGCTAGATTAGGCTCTGGGCTAAAACTtttatgctcttttttttttctgagaagTTTTATGCTCTGTTAATCTATATATGTGAAGGAAAGGAGATTAATTAACCTTGTAGACGGTGCCGAAGCCGCCTTCTCCGATCTTGTTCGTGGGATGGAAGCCGCTGGTGGCCGATTTCAGTTCGTTGTAGGTGAATACGcgaaaattttcttcatttctttcttctagAATTGATGGGTATGAAGAGAAAACAATCAAGAGagataaacaaaataaaaaaacggaATATGAATTTGGCAAGCAAACAAGAAGATGGTGAAGTGGAAAGCGAGAATTGTCCAAAATTTTACCTCGACTGCTTATATCCGTTTCTGATCCTGAAGAGAAGCAATTCATCCAAAGGCGCCTCTTCATGTCGCAATTCTTTTACAGAATTCTCCTCGAAATCGTGAAATATGGgttaatcaaaaagaattatGGAGAAAAGGGAATTGGAAAGGAAAAGAGAATCGTTGGAGAGCAGAAATGGAGACGGAGACCGACTGTGGATTATAAGTTTGTAACCTTCCTCTCTCGCTCTCGAAGACTTCCTCAGTGTGGTCAGACTTTGACGTCTTCTTTTCGATTTCATATTAGGAACAAGATAATCTATAATCAAGTTGCATAAAAAGTTTAATTAGATATAATTAAAGTGATACGTTAACATGACTTTTTGATTAAACATTTTCATTTGCCCGTTCAACTATAAAAGATTCAAAAGCGCTAGTCagacctttttttatttttttaattatttaaaaattagagCATATCCCTTAGTGACGACATAACATGGTTTTAGATGAAAACCACAACATTATTTATAGAGATATAATAATGTAATTATACATGTGCACAAATCTCCAAATAAATAATGAGATTTACAACTGGGCACAGACGACCTCTTCTTCATCCTTAGTTTTATGTAtaattactataattt
Above is a genomic segment from Corylus avellana chromosome ca9, CavTom2PMs-1.0 containing:
- the LOC132162039 gene encoding putative serine/threonine-protein kinase, yielding MKRRLWMNCFSSGSETDISSREERNEENFRVFTYNELKSATSGFHPTNKIGEGGFGTVYKGQLRDGSFVAVKVLSIELESMRGEREFIAEIATLCNIKHKNLVTFRGCCVEGAKRYIVYDYMENNSLAHTLLGAKQNRMRFSWEARRDISIGVARALAYLLEEVEPHIIHRDIKASNILLDRNFTPKVSDFGLAKLLIDSSSHVSTRVAGTLGYLAPEYAVSGHLTRKSDVYSFGVLLLEIVSGRPVVDFDLDYREQYLVQKAWDAYEANALVKLVDPTLDKNFPETEAVRFLKVGLLCVQETAKLRPGMPAVVEMLVNDSVKDSKIYPPGLVADFTNIRLRPTHSSAGSSSSFGMSTVSSVNLGR